Proteins co-encoded in one Malus sylvestris chromosome 9, drMalSylv7.2, whole genome shotgun sequence genomic window:
- the LOC126633903 gene encoding uncharacterized protein LOC126633903 → MAHENLMNNYFNPNSVYTEYDFRRHLRMRRHVFERLLHDVQHANPYFRQKLDRAGCPGFSPHQKVIIALQMLAYASPTDVMDDTYGMSESTCLDNLAEFCHTIVQLYKEEYLR, encoded by the coding sequence ATGGCGCATGAgaatctgatgaacaactacttcaaccccaactcggTGTACACCGAATATGATTTCAGACGTCACTTACGGATGAGGCGTCATGTATTCGAGCGTTTACTTCATGATGTCCAACATGCcaatccatactttcgacaGAAACTGGACAGAGCAGGCTGTcctggtttctcacctcatcagaaggttaTTATTGCACTTCAAATGCTAGCCTATGCCTCCCCAACTGATGTGATGGATGATACAtatggtatgtctgagtctacatgccttgataaTCTTGCTGAATTCTGTCACACAATTGTTCAGCTTTACAAAGAAGAGTACCTCCGTTAa